From a region of the Sulfuriferula plumbiphila genome:
- the gcvT gene encoding glycine cleavage system aminomethyltransferase GcvT — protein sequence MLKQTPLSAAHRAMGAKMVDFGGWDMPVSYGSQIDEHHQVRSDAGMFDVCHMLVVDVNGADVRGFLRNLVANNVDKLKVPGKALYSCMLNPQGGVIDDLIIYFMTEDWFRIVVNAGTAEKDVAWMQKQAQGRGLTITPRRDLAMIAVQGPNARARVWMAIPGAQAVTEAVKPFNAVEFQQYFIARTGYTGEDGFEVILPAAEAQAFWHLLATLGVKPIGLGARDTLRLEAGMNLYGQDMDETTSPLESGLAWTVDLHSGRDFIGKAALQARDINHQLVGLVLLDKGVLRAHQPVHTKHGVGEITSGTFSPTLQQSIALARIPLGIAPGAEVEVEIRDRKRKAKVVSYPFARNGKALV from the coding sequence ATGCTTAAACAAACCCCGCTCAGCGCCGCGCACCGTGCCATGGGCGCCAAGATGGTGGATTTCGGCGGCTGGGACATGCCGGTCAGCTACGGCTCGCAGATTGACGAACACCACCAGGTGCGCAGCGACGCCGGCATGTTCGACGTCTGCCACATGCTGGTGGTGGACGTGAACGGCGCCGATGTGCGCGGCTTCCTGCGTAACCTGGTCGCCAACAACGTGGACAAGCTCAAGGTGCCGGGCAAGGCGTTGTACTCGTGCATGCTGAATCCGCAAGGCGGCGTGATTGACGACCTCATCATTTATTTCATGACGGAAGACTGGTTCCGCATCGTGGTCAACGCCGGCACCGCGGAAAAGGACGTGGCGTGGATGCAAAAACAGGCGCAAGGGCGCGGTCTCACCATCACGCCGCGCCGCGACCTCGCCATGATCGCGGTGCAGGGGCCCAATGCCCGCGCCCGCGTGTGGATGGCGATACCCGGTGCGCAAGCCGTGACCGAGGCGGTGAAACCATTTAATGCGGTTGAATTCCAGCAATACTTCATCGCCCGCACCGGCTATACCGGCGAGGATGGCTTCGAGGTGATCCTGCCGGCGGCCGAGGCGCAGGCTTTCTGGCACCTGCTCGCCACACTGGGTGTGAAGCCGATTGGCCTGGGAGCGCGCGACACGCTGCGCCTGGAAGCGGGCATGAATCTGTACGGTCAGGACATGGACGAAACCACCAGCCCGCTGGAATCGGGCCTGGCGTGGACGGTTGACCTGCACAGCGGGCGCGATTTCATCGGCAAGGCCGCGCTGCAAGCGCGCGACATCAATCACCAGCTGGTCGGCCTGGTGCTGCTGGATAAAGGCGTGCTGCGCGCGCACCAGCCCGTCCATACCAAACATGGCGTCGGCGAAATCACCAGCGGCACCTTCTCGCCCACCCTGCAGCAATCCATCGCGCTGGCGCGTATCCCGCTGGGCATCGCGCCGGGTGCGGAAGTGGAAGTGGAAATCCGCGACAGGAAACGCAAGGCGAAGGTAGTCAGCTACCCCTTCGCCCGCAACGGCAAGGCTTTGGTTTAA
- the gcvH gene encoding glycine cleavage system protein GcvH, protein MSIPADLKYTKSHEWAKLNADGTVTVGITHHAQDLLGDMVFVETPAVGRKLNAGEECAVVESVKAASDVYAPIAGEVVAANAAVEAAPEAINKDAHAAWMFTLKPDNAADLDSLLDAAAYQALVESEAH, encoded by the coding sequence ATGAGCATCCCCGCCGACCTGAAATACACCAAGTCCCACGAGTGGGCCAAACTCAATGCCGATGGCACGGTAACTGTCGGTATTACCCACCACGCCCAGGATTTGCTGGGCGACATGGTATTTGTGGAAACGCCTGCGGTAGGCCGCAAACTCAATGCCGGTGAAGAATGCGCGGTGGTGGAATCGGTGAAGGCCGCGTCCGACGTGTATGCGCCCATCGCCGGTGAAGTGGTTGCCGCCAACGCCGCCGTCGAAGCTGCCCCTGAAGCGATCAACAAAGACGCCCACGCTGCCTGGATGTTCACCCTCAAGCCGGACAATGCCGCCGACCTCGACAGCCTGCTCGACGCCGCCGCCTATCAGGCACTGGTGGAATCCGAAGCGCATTAA
- the gcvPA gene encoding aminomethyl-transferring glycine dehydrogenase subunit GcvPA has protein sequence MPFIPHTENDIQAMLAKIGAPSIDALFDEIPAALRSGKLTKVPAALNEMEVSRLMQERAETDGRYLNFIGAGAYEHHIPAAVWQIATRGEFYSAYTPYQAEASQGTLQLIYEYQTMMASLTGLDVSNASLYDGGSGLAEAVLMAVRAHKGAARVLMPRTVSPLYRAVVRGIVKNQHIEIIELGYDPATGATPVPTADMGDFAALVVPQPNFFGALEDVDALTDWAHAQGGRVIALVNPTSLALLKAPGQWGTKGADIAVGEGQPLGAPLSSGGPYYGFMTCKQELVRQMPGRIVGRTVDLDGKQGFALTLQAREQHIRRSKATSNICTNQGLVVTASTIYMSLLGPDGLKRVAAASHANTRVLLEKLTAIAGVKRVFSAHCFHEAVIRIDAPAGEVLRALQAQGILGGYDLSGHYPELGNAILVCATETKTAADLDLYAQQLARILSKRREGPPCAYKS, from the coding sequence ATGCCCTTCATCCCGCACACCGAAAACGACATCCAGGCCATGCTGGCCAAGATCGGCGCGCCTTCCATCGACGCGCTGTTCGACGAAATTCCTGCGGCGCTGCGCAGCGGCAAGCTCACCAAGGTGCCCGCCGCGCTGAACGAGATGGAAGTCAGCCGCCTGATGCAGGAACGCGCCGAAACCGACGGCCGCTATCTCAACTTCATCGGCGCCGGTGCCTACGAGCATCATATTCCGGCGGCAGTGTGGCAGATCGCCACGCGCGGCGAGTTCTATTCCGCGTACACGCCGTACCAGGCGGAAGCCTCGCAGGGCACGCTGCAACTGATCTACGAATACCAGACCATGATGGCCTCGTTGACCGGGCTGGACGTGTCCAACGCCTCGCTCTACGACGGTGGTTCCGGCCTGGCGGAAGCGGTGCTGATGGCGGTGCGCGCGCACAAGGGCGCCGCGCGCGTGCTGATGCCCAGGACCGTCTCTCCGCTGTATCGGGCCGTGGTGCGCGGCATCGTCAAAAACCAGCACATCGAAATCATCGAGCTGGGCTACGACCCGGCCACCGGCGCCACCCCTGTTCCGACTGCGGATATGGGTGACTTCGCCGCGCTGGTGGTGCCGCAGCCCAATTTCTTTGGCGCGCTGGAAGACGTGGATGCGCTCACCGACTGGGCGCACGCACAGGGCGGACGTGTCATTGCGCTGGTCAACCCGACTTCGCTGGCGTTACTGAAAGCGCCCGGTCAATGGGGCACAAAAGGCGCTGACATTGCGGTAGGCGAAGGCCAGCCATTGGGTGCGCCGCTGTCCAGCGGCGGCCCCTATTACGGCTTCATGACCTGCAAACAGGAACTGGTGCGGCAGATGCCCGGCCGCATCGTCGGCCGCACCGTGGACCTGGACGGCAAACAGGGCTTTGCGCTGACCCTGCAGGCGCGCGAACAGCACATCCGTCGCTCCAAGGCCACCTCCAATATCTGTACCAATCAGGGCCTGGTGGTCACCGCCTCCACCATTTACATGAGCCTGCTGGGCCCGGATGGATTGAAGCGGGTCGCCGCTGCCAGCCACGCCAATACCCGCGTCCTGCTGGAAAAGCTGACCGCCATTGCCGGCGTGAAGCGCGTTTTCAGCGCGCACTGCTTCCACGAAGCGGTGATCCGCATCGACGCGCCCGCGGGTGAAGTGCTGCGCGCATTGCAGGCGCAAGGCATCCTGGGCGGCTATGATTTGAGTGGACACTACCCTGAGCTCGGCAACGCCATCCTGGTTTGCGCCACCGAAACCAAAACCGCCGCCGACCTCGATCTATACGCGCAACAGTTGGCGCGCATACTGTCCAAGCGACGCGAAGGCCCACCCTGCGCGTATAAATCCTGA
- the tpx gene encoding thiol peroxidase, whose protein sequence is MSTVTLGGTPIQVAGNFPKTGDTAPDFRLVNKDLADVSLADFAGKRKILNIVPSLDTPVCAQSTRRFNEAASGMHNAVVLVISADLPFGQDRFCSTAGLDNVVTLSTMRGTDFMQAYGVKISDGPLAGVTARAVVVLDESNQVIHAQLVPEIKDEPDYDAALAVLQ, encoded by the coding sequence ATGAGTACAGTAACCCTAGGCGGCACCCCCATCCAAGTGGCAGGCAACTTCCCCAAAACAGGTGATACCGCCCCTGATTTCAGGCTAGTGAACAAGGATCTGGCAGACGTCTCGCTGGCCGATTTCGCCGGCAAGCGCAAGATACTCAACATTGTGCCCAGCCTGGACACCCCGGTCTGCGCCCAGTCCACCCGACGCTTCAACGAAGCCGCCTCAGGCATGCACAACGCTGTGGTACTCGTCATCTCGGCCGACCTGCCGTTTGGCCAGGACCGCTTTTGCAGTACCGCCGGGCTGGACAATGTGGTTACCCTATCCACCATGCGCGGTACCGATTTCATGCAGGCCTACGGCGTGAAAATCAGCGATGGCCCGCTGGCTGGCGTCACCGCCCGCGCTGTTGTGGTACTGGATGAATCGAACCAGGTTATCCACGCCCAGCTGGTGCCGGAAATCAAGGACGAACCCGACTACGACGCTGCTTTGGCGGTGTTGCAATAA
- the gcvPB gene encoding aminomethyl-transferring glycine dehydrogenase subunit GcvPB, with protein sequence MLIFEHSRPGRAAHAQMPEHVADVSDLPAHLLREDTPRLPEASEMDVVRHYTRLSQKNFSIDTQFYPLGSCTMKYNPRACNSLAMLPQFLARHPHAPAETGQGFLACMYELQEMLKDVTGMAGVSMAPMAGAQGEFAGVAMIRAYHDARNDHARREIIVPNAAHGTNPATAVMCGYTVREIPTDREGDVDLEALRAAVGPHTAGLMLTNPSTLGVFEKQIQDIQKIVHDAGGLLYYDGANLNAILGRVKPGDMGFDVIHMNLHKTFSTPHGGGGPGAGPVGVAERLLPFLPVPVVAHDRGAYRLLVEADIPQSIGRMSANNGNAGVLLRAYIYARMLGAEGMHRVAEFATLNANYLLAELKKAGFDIAFPTRRASHEFIVTLKKLKDETGVTAMDFAKRLLDYGYHAPTIYFPLLVPECLLIEPTETESRETLDGFIEAMKTILAEARRNPELVKGAPYTQPVRRLDDVKAARELDLTWKKQIRHTSG encoded by the coding sequence ATGCTGATATTCGAACACTCCCGCCCGGGCCGTGCCGCCCACGCGCAGATGCCGGAACACGTCGCCGACGTGAGCGATTTACCCGCTCACCTGTTGCGCGAAGATACGCCCAGGCTACCCGAAGCCTCGGAGATGGATGTGGTGCGCCATTACACGCGCCTGTCGCAGAAAAACTTCTCGATTGACACCCAGTTCTACCCGCTGGGTTCATGCACCATGAAGTACAATCCGCGCGCCTGCAACTCGCTGGCGATGCTGCCGCAGTTTTTGGCGCGTCACCCGCATGCCCCGGCAGAAACCGGACAGGGTTTTCTGGCCTGCATGTATGAACTGCAGGAAATGCTGAAAGACGTCACCGGCATGGCCGGGGTGTCGATGGCACCGATGGCCGGCGCGCAGGGGGAATTCGCCGGGGTGGCGATGATCCGCGCCTACCACGATGCGCGCAACGACCACGCCCGCCGCGAGATCATCGTCCCCAACGCCGCGCACGGCACCAACCCGGCCACCGCTGTTATGTGCGGTTATACAGTACGTGAAATTCCCACCGACCGCGAAGGCGACGTCGACCTGGAGGCGCTGCGCGCCGCTGTCGGCCCGCACACCGCCGGACTGATGCTCACCAACCCCTCCACCCTGGGTGTGTTCGAGAAACAGATCCAGGACATCCAGAAAATCGTGCACGACGCAGGCGGCCTGCTGTATTACGACGGCGCCAACCTCAACGCCATTCTGGGGCGCGTCAAACCCGGCGACATGGGCTTCGACGTAATCCACATGAACCTGCACAAGACCTTCTCCACCCCGCACGGCGGCGGTGGCCCCGGCGCCGGCCCGGTGGGTGTCGCCGAGCGCCTGCTGCCGTTCCTGCCAGTGCCGGTTGTCGCTCATGACAGGGGTGCCTACCGCCTGCTGGTGGAAGCCGACATCCCGCAATCCATCGGCCGCATGAGCGCCAACAACGGCAATGCCGGCGTGCTGCTGCGCGCCTACATCTACGCGCGCATGCTGGGCGCGGAAGGCATGCACCGCGTGGCGGAATTCGCCACGCTCAACGCCAACTACCTGCTGGCAGAGCTGAAAAAAGCCGGGTTCGACATTGCTTTTCCCACACGCCGCGCCAGTCACGAGTTCATCGTCACCCTGAAAAAACTCAAGGACGAAACCGGCGTGACCGCAATGGACTTCGCCAAGCGCCTGCTCGACTATGGCTACCATGCCCCCACCATCTATTTCCCGTTGCTGGTGCCGGAGTGCCTGCTGATCGAGCCGACCGAAACCGAATCCAGGGAAACCCTGGATGGTTTCATCGAGGCCATGAAAACCATCCTGGCAGAAGCGCGCCGCAATCCCGAGCTGGTCAAGGGCGCGCCCTATACCCAGCCGGTACGGCGCCTCGATGACGTCAAAGCCGCACGCGAGCTGGATTTGACCTGGAAAAAGCAGATCCGTCACACCTCCGGGTAA
- a CDS encoding diacylglycerol kinase, with product MQESPFKGKTGVKRVFNAFFYSLDGLKAALKHEDAFRQEALLAIILIPLALYLEPGTIGRALMIAPVLLVLIVELLNSAVEAAVDRISMENHHLIKRAKDMGSAAVLVALINVAVIWLIVLV from the coding sequence ATGCAAGAATCCCCATTCAAAGGCAAAACCGGCGTCAAGCGCGTCTTCAATGCCTTCTTTTATTCGCTCGACGGCCTCAAGGCCGCTCTCAAACACGAAGACGCATTCCGTCAGGAAGCACTCCTGGCAATCATCCTCATCCCGCTTGCGCTCTACCTGGAACCCGGGACCATTGGCCGTGCGCTGATGATCGCCCCGGTGCTGCTGGTGCTCATCGTCGAACTGCTGAATTCGGCCGTAGAAGCCGCGGTAGACCGCATTTCCATGGAAAACCACCACCTCATCAAGCGCGCCAAGGACATGGGCAGTGCGGCGGTACTGGTTGCCTTGATCAATGTGGCAGTCATCTGGTTGATTGTATTGGTTTAG
- a CDS encoding heavy metal sensor histidine kinase has protein sequence MTLWRGISLTQRLSLLFAGVTALVFAATGFYLYQALARQLEIRNDAELIGKLQQLRHLLSEVPDTATIRANPHRFHDVAIGTEGLRLHILDKDGRVVVAVGAVPGMPLPAAVPAADMPTADAIHDWRMSDGGHGRLLAAWGRLGVNGAGPRVLVVLARESPERMALLQNYRTRLLIALCAGVAAMALLGFAVARRGLAPLGRVTAAAGSITPSQLDKRLDIAKAPAEIAELARAFNHMLDRLQEGYERLSQFSADLAHDLRTPISNLMVESQVILARPRSVEEYQALLASNIEEYERLARMAESMLFLARADNAQIALRREDLDMGRELDRIAEYFEGVAEEAGVTLAVNAAGTLNADPVLLNRALSNLIANAIRYTPRGATIRVTAQSRTGGGYGIEVANRGAGIAPEHLGRLFDRFYRVDSARAGSGAASGLGLAIVKAVMVLHGGAVRVESGKNGETLFALTFPAAGS, from the coding sequence GTGACGTTGTGGCGCGGCATTTCCCTGACCCAGCGGCTGAGCTTGCTGTTTGCCGGGGTAACCGCCCTGGTATTTGCCGCCACCGGTTTCTATCTGTATCAGGCGCTGGCCCGGCAACTGGAAATCCGCAACGACGCTGAACTGATCGGCAAACTGCAGCAGTTGCGCCACCTGTTATCGGAAGTGCCCGATACGGCCACTATCCGTGCCAATCCCCACCGTTTCCATGATGTAGCCATTGGCACTGAGGGGCTACGCCTGCATATTCTGGATAAGGACGGCCGGGTGGTAGTGGCCGTGGGCGCGGTGCCGGGCATGCCCCTGCCTGCGGCCGTTCCTGCGGCAGATATGCCTACGGCAGACGCGATACACGACTGGCGCATGAGCGATGGCGGGCATGGGCGTCTGTTGGCGGCATGGGGCCGCCTGGGAGTGAATGGGGCGGGCCCCCGCGTGCTGGTGGTGCTGGCGCGGGAAAGCCCGGAGCGGATGGCGTTACTGCAGAACTACCGAACCAGACTGCTGATCGCGCTATGTGCCGGCGTGGCGGCCATGGCCCTGCTCGGCTTCGCCGTGGCGCGACGCGGTCTGGCGCCGCTGGGCCGGGTCACCGCTGCGGCAGGCAGCATTACCCCGAGCCAGCTGGATAAGCGTCTCGATATCGCCAAGGCACCGGCAGAAATCGCCGAGCTGGCCCGCGCCTTCAATCACATGCTGGATCGCCTGCAGGAAGGCTACGAGCGGCTGAGTCAGTTTTCCGCCGATCTTGCCCACGACCTGCGTACGCCGATCAGCAATTTAATGGTGGAGAGCCAGGTGATTCTGGCGCGCCCCCGTTCCGTGGAGGAATACCAGGCGCTGCTGGCCTCCAATATCGAGGAATACGAGCGGCTGGCGCGCATGGCGGAGAGCATGCTGTTCCTGGCGCGGGCCGACAATGCGCAGATCGCGCTGCGCCGGGAAGACCTGGACATGGGGCGCGAACTTGACCGTATCGCGGAATATTTCGAAGGCGTGGCGGAAGAGGCGGGGGTGACGCTGGCGGTGAACGCCGCGGGCACGCTCAACGCCGATCCGGTGCTGCTCAACCGGGCCTTGAGCAACCTGATCGCCAACGCCATACGTTACACCCCGCGCGGCGCGACGATCCGGGTCACGGCTCAATCCCGTACAGGGGGAGGATATGGTATTGAGGTCGCCAATCGCGGCGCAGGCATTGCGCCCGAGCACCTGGGCCGTTTATTTGACCGTTTCTATCGGGTGGACAGCGCCCGTGCGGGTTCCGGGGCTGCCTCCGGGCTGGGGCTGGCCATCGTCAAGGCGGTGATGGTGTTGCACGGCGGCGCGGTGCGCGTGGAAAGCGGGAAGAATGGGGAGACACTGTTTGCATTGACGTTTCCGGCAGCCGGTTCCTAA
- a CDS encoding heavy metal response regulator transcription factor: MKILVVEDEPKTGDYLRKGLTESGFAVDLARTGTEGELLALSDEYDLIVLDVMLPGRDGWQVLQSIRKTKPVPVLFLSARDTVEDRVRGLELGADDYLPKPFAFAELLARIRSLLRRGIRQVPQTLHVADLELDRIKRRVNRGGQRVDLTAKEFLLLQLLMERQGEVLSRSLIASQVWDMNFDSDTNVVDVAIRRLRAKVDDPYPHKLIHTLRGMGYVLEARP, from the coding sequence ATGAAGATTCTGGTGGTGGAGGACGAACCCAAAACCGGCGATTACCTGCGCAAAGGCCTCACCGAGTCCGGTTTTGCCGTGGACTTGGCCCGCACCGGGACGGAGGGCGAATTGTTGGCGCTGTCCGATGAGTATGACCTCATTGTGCTGGACGTGATGCTGCCAGGCAGGGATGGCTGGCAGGTACTGCAAAGCATCCGCAAGACGAAACCGGTGCCGGTGCTGTTCCTGAGCGCGCGCGACACAGTGGAAGACCGGGTAAGGGGGCTGGAACTGGGCGCCGACGATTACCTGCCCAAGCCGTTTGCCTTCGCCGAACTGCTGGCGCGCATCCGCAGCCTGCTGCGGCGCGGAATACGGCAGGTGCCGCAGACGCTGCATGTGGCCGACCTGGAACTGGATCGCATCAAGCGCCGTGTGAACCGGGGCGGCCAGCGCGTCGATCTCACCGCCAAGGAATTTCTGCTGCTGCAACTGCTGATGGAGCGGCAGGGGGAGGTGCTGTCGCGTTCGCTGATCGCCTCCCAGGTGTGGGACATGAATTTCGACAGCGACACCAATGTGGTCGATGTGGCGATACGGCGGCTGCGTGCCAAGGTGGACGACCCCTATCCGCACAAACTGATCCACACCTTGCGCGGCATGGGCTACGTGCTGGAAGCCCGGCCGTGA
- a CDS encoding cupredoxin domain-containing protein — protein MQRRKFLQYAAASGLGLLGGGYLYKYATNIRQNNESFWMDRYPIQSRSNSVELWDIQNANLELEDQGMMVNHRVSAV, from the coding sequence ATGCAAAGACGCAAATTTCTCCAATATGCCGCAGCATCCGGGCTTGGCTTGCTGGGTGGCGGTTATCTGTACAAATACGCGACGAACATCCGTCAGAACAACGAAAGCTTCTGGATGGACCGCTATCCGATCCAGAGCCGCAGCAACAGCGTCGAGCTATGGGACATCCAGAACGCAAACCTGGAGCTCGAAGACCAGGGCATGATGGTTAACCATCGCGTCAGTGCGGTGTAA
- a CDS encoding copper resistance system multicopper oxidase has protein sequence MKKPILKTPPANLSRRRFVEGLVAGGALAGTGLWTTSAWAATSPGQPAVLSGTDFALDLIEAPVNFTGTPRMATTVNGQVSGPLLRWREGDRVTLRVKNRMPVSGSIHWHGILLPSPMDGVPGLSYNGIAPGETYVYQFDVRQAGTYWYHSHTRFQEQTGMYGPIIIEPREPAPFAYDRDYVVMLSDWTDENPEEVFEHLKQMSDYYNYIRPTAGDLVRQAEKEGWAKALSTRATWDKMRMSPRDLSDVSGATYTYLTNGVTPAGNWTGLFKPGEKVRLRFINGSSMTYFDVRIPGLKMTVVAADGQYVHPVSIDEFRIGVAETYDVIVEPTGDRAYTIFSQAIDRSGYALATLATRQGMRDAVPKLDPVPMLTMADMGMSMAGMSGMDMGGKGGMDMGGMHGMNMAGINGMKASDMKGMDMSGAQKNPPPPNDAQGGDVPVKHHAPAEYGAGNTVRAQEVSTRLDDPGAGLRDNGRRVLTYADLHTVGGALDPRDPTREIELHLTGNMDRYMWSFNGQKFSDSEPLLFHYGERLRIVLVNDTMMNHPIHMHGMWSEVESPDAAFQVRKHTVSVAPGHRITYRVSANARGKWAYHCHLLYHMEAGMFRAIVVA, from the coding sequence ATGAAAAAACCGATTCTCAAAACCCCGCCTGCAAACTTATCCCGCCGCCGCTTTGTTGAAGGCCTTGTCGCAGGGGGCGCATTGGCTGGGACAGGGCTATGGACCACATCCGCCTGGGCAGCGACCAGTCCCGGGCAGCCCGCAGTACTCAGCGGAACCGACTTTGCGCTTGACCTTATTGAAGCGCCGGTGAATTTCACCGGCACACCGCGCATGGCGACGACGGTGAATGGTCAGGTATCGGGGCCGTTACTGCGCTGGCGCGAAGGCGATCGCGTCACCCTGCGGGTGAAGAACCGTATGCCGGTATCGGGTTCCATTCACTGGCACGGCATCCTCCTGCCGTCACCCATGGATGGCGTTCCTGGTTTGAGCTACAACGGCATTGCGCCGGGTGAAACCTATGTCTATCAGTTCGATGTTCGCCAGGCTGGAACTTACTGGTACCACAGCCACACCCGCTTTCAGGAACAGACCGGGATGTATGGTCCTATCATCATCGAACCCCGCGAGCCCGCACCGTTCGCTTATGACCGCGATTATGTGGTGATGTTGTCTGACTGGACTGACGAAAATCCCGAAGAGGTTTTCGAGCATCTGAAGCAGATGAGCGACTACTACAACTATATCCGGCCAACCGCCGGCGATCTTGTCAGGCAGGCTGAAAAAGAAGGCTGGGCCAAAGCGTTGTCGACGCGCGCCACGTGGGACAAAATGCGTATGAGTCCGCGTGACTTGTCCGATGTAAGCGGGGCGACTTACACCTATCTCACCAACGGCGTCACGCCGGCGGGAAACTGGACCGGCCTGTTCAAGCCCGGCGAGAAAGTTCGCCTGCGTTTCATCAACGGCTCGTCGATGACCTACTTCGATGTCCGCATCCCGGGGTTGAAGATGACCGTAGTCGCGGCAGACGGGCAATATGTGCACCCGGTCAGCATCGATGAATTCCGCATTGGCGTAGCCGAGACTTACGACGTCATCGTCGAGCCCACTGGAGACCGGGCTTACACCATATTTTCGCAGGCAATCGACCGATCCGGCTATGCGCTGGCAACCTTGGCTACGCGGCAAGGGATGCGTGACGCCGTCCCGAAACTCGACCCCGTACCGATGTTGACCATGGCTGACATGGGCATGTCCATGGCGGGCATGAGTGGCATGGACATGGGTGGCAAAGGCGGCATGGACATGGGTGGCATGCACGGAATGAATATGGCAGGCATCAATGGCATGAAAGCCTCCGACATGAAGGGCATGGATATGTCAGGCGCGCAGAAAAACCCGCCACCGCCGAATGATGCTCAGGGCGGTGACGTTCCGGTCAAGCACCACGCCCCGGCAGAATATGGCGCGGGCAATACAGTGCGTGCGCAAGAAGTGTCGACGCGGCTGGATGATCCTGGTGCGGGACTGCGCGATAACGGGCGTCGTGTACTGACCTACGCTGACCTGCATACTGTGGGCGGCGCGCTGGATCCGCGCGACCCAACGCGCGAGATAGAGCTGCACCTGACCGGCAATATGGATCGCTACATGTGGTCCTTCAATGGACAGAAGTTTTCCGATTCAGAACCGCTGCTATTCCATTACGGCGAGCGCCTGCGCATCGTCCTTGTCAACGACACCATGATGAATCACCCGATTCACATGCACGGCATGTGGAGCGAGGTTGAATCTCCCGACGCGGCATTCCAGGTACGCAAGCACACCGTGAGTGTGGCGCCGGGGCATCGCATCACTTATCGCGTCAGTGCCAATGCGCGCGGCAAGTGGGCTTATCACTGCCATCTTCTTTATCACATGGAGGCGGGCATGTTCCGCGCCATCGTGGTCGCTTGA
- a CDS encoding copper resistance protein B has product MENMNHGMHDMPGKKGKKDMKGMKGMKGMKGMEGMEGMEGAGNPDQPQPGPPVGSLPRSDGSAGKPYADYGITTRMGDNALISQLMLDKLEYVHGKSDSMVWDGRYRLGRDLNQLWIRSEGQRAKGRIQDAEAELLWGHTFAPFWTVMTGARHDFGTGPSRDWAALGIQGLAPYKFDVEATAYVGSSGRTALKLKTSYDLLLTQRLILTPELDANLYSKDDRDRGVGAGLSDASFGLRLRYEIRREFAPYIGFNAVQKYGKTADFSRAEGTPAHDFQLVTGVRIWF; this is encoded by the coding sequence ATGGAAAACATGAATCACGGAATGCATGACATGCCCGGCAAGAAAGGCAAGAAAGACATGAAGGGCATGAAGGGCATGAAGGGCATGAAGGGCATGGAGGGCATGGAGGGCATGGAGGGAGCCGGCAACCCGGACCAACCGCAGCCCGGACCGCCGGTGGGTAGTTTGCCGCGCAGCGATGGTTCGGCAGGCAAGCCCTACGCCGATTACGGCATCACCACACGCATGGGCGACAATGCGCTAATCAGCCAACTCATGCTCGACAAGCTGGAATATGTCCATGGCAAGAGTGACAGCATGGTCTGGGACGGGCGCTATCGCCTAGGCCGCGATCTGAATCAATTGTGGATTCGCAGTGAAGGTCAGCGGGCTAAGGGAAGAATTCAGGACGCAGAAGCGGAATTGCTGTGGGGTCACACGTTTGCGCCCTTCTGGACGGTAATGACCGGTGCGCGACACGATTTTGGCACAGGACCGTCACGAGACTGGGCAGCGCTGGGAATCCAGGGGCTGGCGCCCTACAAATTTGATGTCGAAGCTACAGCATACGTGGGATCTTCCGGCCGCACTGCCCTGAAGCTGAAAACCTCGTACGATCTGTTGTTGACGCAACGACTGATCCTGACGCCCGAATTGGATGCCAACCTCTACAGCAAGGATGACCGCGATCGTGGGGTTGGTGCAGGGCTATCCGACGCATCCTTTGGCTTGCGCTTACGTTATGAAATCCGTCGCGAGTTCGCGCCCTACATAGGATTTAACGCAGTGCAAAAATACGGGAAAACTGCGGATTTTTCGCGTGCAGAAGGAACACCGGCACACGACTTCCAACTCGTAACTGGTGTGCGTATCTGGTTCTGA